In the genome of Mucilaginibacter sp. 14171R-50, the window CGATACAACGATTATAAACAAGATACCAATACCAAACTCTAAGAAATGGAAAACGATTCAAACGACATCAGTAAATGCCCTTTTCACAATGGCAGTATGAAACATAATGTTGGCGGCGGCGGTACCCGCAACCGCGACTGGTGGCCCAACCAGTTAAAACTGAATATCCTCCGCCAAAATTCATCCTTATCGAATCCGATGGGTGAGGGCTTCAATTATGCGGAAGAATTTAAAAGCCTCGATCTGCAAGCTGTTAAAACCGATCTGTATGCACTCATGACAGACTCGCAGGATTGGTGGCCGGCAGATTTTGGACACTACGGCGGGTTATTTATACGCATGGCATGGCATAGCGCGGGTACGTACCGGGTAACGGATGGCCGGGGTGGTGGTGGTGCAGGCTTACAGCGGTTTGCGCCGCTTAACAGCTGGCCCGACAATGTTAGCTTGGATAAGGCACGCAGATTACTATGGCCCATAAAACAAAAATACGGCCGCAAGCTTTCCTGGGCCGACCTGATGATACTTGCCGGTAATGTTGCGCTGGAATCGATGGGCTTTAAAACGTTTGGATTTGCAGGTGGCAGGCAGGATGTGTGGGAAGCTGACGAATCGGTATACTGGGGTTCTGAAACCACGTGGCTGGGTAACGACAAGCGTTATCCTGACGGTTCGCCGGGTGTAGAGGGGCATGGTGTTTTAGTATCTGATGAAGATGCGGATGGAGATACACACTCGCGCAACCTTGAAAAACCGCTTGCGGCCGCCCACATGGGCTTAATTTACGTTAACCCCGAAGGTCCGGATGGCAACCCTGATCCCATTGCGGCTGCGAAGGATATACGCGAAACGTTCGGTCGTATGGCCATGAATGACGAGGAAACCGTTGCGCTCATTGCAGGCGGTCATAGCTTTGGAAAAACCCACGGCGCCGCCTCGTCAGACCATGTGGGCAAAGAGCCTGAAGCTGTCGATCTGGAATTGCAAGGCTTCGGCTGGGCTAACCAATACGGCTCGGGCAAAGGCCCTGACACTATAACCAGCGGGCTTGAAGTGACCTGGTCTAAAACGCCTACTCAATGGAGCAACAGCTTTTTCGAGAACCTGTTCGGTTTTGAATGGGAACTTACCAAAAGCCCGGGTGGCGCGCATCAATGGGTGGCTAAAAATGCAGACGACATTATACCCGATGCTTACGATGCCACCAGGAAACATAAGCCTACCATGCTTACCACCGATCTGTCCTTACGGTTCGACCCGGTGTACGAAAAAATATCGAGGCGTTTCCTGGAAAACCCTGACGCATTTGCAGATGCATTTGCGCGCGCATGGTTCAAATTAACACACCGTGATATGGGCCCCCGCGACAGATACCTGGGCCCGGACGTGCCCCAGGAGGTATTACTCTGGCAAGACCCCATACCAGCGGTTGATCACCAATTAATTGATGAAACTGATATTGCCGTGTTAAAGGTAAAGATATTGGCGTCAGGTGTGTCGGTTTCAGAGCTGGTTACAGTAGCCTGGGCATCGGCCTCTACCTTTCGCGGGTCTGACAAACGCGGGGGTGCCAACGGTGCGCGTATCCGTTTAGCGCCGCAAAAATACTGGCAGGTAAATAACCTGCCACAGCTGCAAAAAGTGTTGACGGTATTAGAAAACATTCAAAATGAATATAACAGTGCGCAGCAAGGTGGCAAAAAGGTTTCTATTGCCGACCTGATCGTACTGGCTGGCTGCGCGGGTGTTGAAAAAGCTGCACGGGATGCAGGAAAGAACATCAGCGTTCCGTTTATACCGGGCCGTATGGATGCATCTCAGGAACAAACTGATGTTGAATCGTTTGGTTACCTTGAACCCGCCGCGGATGGTTTCCGCAATTATCGCAAATCAAAAATGCCGGTATCTACCGAGGAATTACTGATTGATAAAGCACAACTACTTACACTTACTATACCGGAACTTACAGTGCTGATAGGCGGTATGCGGGTATTAGAAACAAACTTTGACGGATCAAAACATGGCGTATTCACTTCAACTCCTGGCCGGTTAACCAACGACTTTTTTGTAAACCTGCTTGATATGAGCACTGCGTGGAAAGCGATATCAGAAAGCAAAGAAGTTTATGAAGGACGCGACCGTGCTACCGGGACTGTTAAATGGACGGCGACACGTGCGGATCTGGTATTTGGCTCTAATTCCGAGTTGAGAGCTGTTGCCGAGGTTTATGCAAGCGCAGATGCGCACGATAAATTTGTAAGAGAGTTTGTAGCCGCCTGGAACAAAGTGATGAACCTCGACAGGTTTGATTTAAACAGGCAGTAACGTTTACACCAATTTGTAAATAAAAAAAGCCACCCCAAAAAGGTGGCTTTTTTTATTTAGCGCAATTTTATTTATTGGTGTAATAAGTAATGCCCGGGGCGTTAAAATATATCTCAGGCGCACGGGTTACAGGATCGGTGGTTGGCAATTTTGGCCTGGCAGATGCCCTTAAAAGAATAGAAGTGCCCGGAACTGCATAATCAGCAGCAAGCCCTCTGCCTATTATGGTATAGTACCTGCCCGGTGCCAGCGGTATATCGGCGGTTATAGTACCAAAGGTGGTGGCAGTGCCGCTCAAAGCCATCTGGAATTTATAGTTTGTTGTACTTGTAGGATTAACATCTACCGGTACAAAATCGGTTACCGTGCCATAGCTTGTATTGGGTATTACGGTTTGCGTAGTTGCAGTGCCTCCGGCCAGGGTATAGGTGGCGTTCAGGTCTAAAACCTCGCCGTTGGGTACCATATGAGCAAAGCGCACAAACGCTTTATTAGCTATCGGGGCCGGGAATTTATCCTCAACCACCTTAACCTTTAAACCATTGGCCGATCCACCCGGCAAGCCCATTAAGAATGCCGAGTAGGCAGAGCCATCTTTAGTGGCCTGGGTAACCTCTCCAATAACTGTTTGGGGTGCAACAGTTTGCGGGCTCTTTAATACCGGATCTGAAGTTGCGGCTGTGAATTTAATAACAGTACTGCCGGGTGACACGGATAGGTAATTTAAACCGGGGAAAACAGATAAATAACTAAAGCCTGTGGTTATCGATGTCACTATTTCCTGATCGGTTACGGGATAAATGGTTGTCGCCGATACCTTTTTATCATTAACGAACCCGTCTACAGCAGGTACACCCGGCGCCGCGTGTATCAATTTTATTTGCGCGCCGGTAGCCATTTCGCCCTGTTGGGTTATTTTTGTTTTGGTACAACCTGCCATAACTAAAAGCAGGCTGCACGCCATGTATATCGTTTTGTTCATGTCTGTTATTGTTTATGGTAATACAAACCACGGTTTTTTAGTGTGGTAATCAGGATCGAGGGCACCTATGAGCTTAAGCGCAGGGATATTCCATATGTACTCAGAATTGTACCGTGGCCTTAAAAGGTACACCTGTTTACCTGCGTTAGCGGGGTAAATGGTAGTAGGTTTTACATACCCCTGGAAAATGTTCTGATCATATTCGTACCTGCGCATATCAGCCCATGCTTCTGGGGCGCCCCACACAAACAGCGAAATATATTTTTGTTGTAATATATCGCTCAATTGTAACGAGGCAGGGTCCTGGCGTACGCTCGCGCTGGTTAAATAGGCGGTTTTGGCAGATTCAGAAATATAGTTTTGAGTACCTGTTAAAGAACTGCCGATAGGAGGGTTGCTTACAAAGTCAAGTGCGCCCTTAATACCATTTATGTAGGCCGCATAAGCACCGGGCTTATCACCCTTTTTAAACAACGCCTCGGCCGCGAAAAACTGCACCTCGGCGTAAGTCATCAAAACACCCCGGGAATTATCATTAAATATATACTTTGCTGACGCTGTACCCGAGTTGGCTGTAGTAGCCCCGGCCATTGCCGGTATGGCAGTATTTGCATCAGCGGTATTAGGGTCGCCAAGGGGGGCTACAACACCACGATAAACACCATCCTTACTTGCCGCAAGCAATAGGGGCAAACGCGGGTCCATGGTTTTGTCCTGTGTTGGCAATCCCGCCAATATGCGGCCGTCAAGCAGCCTCACCATATAATCCGACTGGCGAAAGCTCGGAATGTTTCCGCGGGTGGGCCCCCAGAAATTTGCATCGCCCGATTGCGAACCGGTGCATTGTACGCTTGCATTATCGGCGTTGCTTACAAATGAGCTGTCAGCATATTTCTTTACAAGATCGGCATTAAAGGTGGCCTTATTGCTTTGGTGAAGCATATTCTGGGCGAGTATCGCATATACAAACTTTACCCATTTGGTCCTGTCGCCATAATACATATAATCTCCTTTTGCCAGGTCGGCAGAAGTGTTGCCATCGGTTTTTATAGCCAGATTTAAGTAATCAAGGGCTTTTTGGCAATCTTTAACAACCTCAGCATACACATAATCGGGGCTATCATAATTAAAGGTAAGCTTTGTAGGGTCAAACGCTTCTTTTACGATCATGTTATTATATTCATCGCCGCCATTTTGCCATCCCCACGCGCGCAACGCCCAACCAACGCCAATGTAATCGTATTTCTTTTTGGCCATGGCATCTTCCCACATCAGGTTTACATTTTGCCCAAGGCTAAAATAAACCGTACGCCACATCTCACCGCCCGAATCGCTGCCGGGCACGTAGCCTTCCTGGTCCCAAACGTTATTAGCGCTTGGCGAGCCCCATATTTGCGCATACTGGCCTATATATCGGCTGTCGTACCAGTTACCCCGGGCCATACCTGCCAGCATTGGTGGTAATAATGTACTTGCGTCAACATTGGTTGGTGCATTGGGGTTATTATTAATATCGGTGAATTTTTTACAACTGCTTGCAATGCTTATCGCAAGTAAAGCAGTAAACGTGTATATAATTTTTTTCATGGTTATCTGCTTATAATTTTACTCTTAAACCTAACGAAATAGTGCGCGGGGTTGCCACTGTTCCGTAATCAAAACCGGCCGAACCCGAACCCCTTGTGGACGAATTGTTACCATTAACATCCGGGTCTGCCCCCGAGTAATTGGTGAGCATGAACACATCTGTAGCCGTAACAAATATGCTCGCGCTTTTAAACACTTTTGATGGTGCAAGCACGCTTTGCGGTATGGCGTAATTCAGCGTTATGTCTCTCAAACGCAGCCAGTTGATATCGTGTTCCACAAAATCCGATTCCATGGCGGCCGAGTAATAGGTGTTTTGGTAATATGGTGTAACCTGTATGGTATTAACCGTTGGGTTGGCCGAATTTTCGTTGCCATCCTTTAATACACCGGGAATAATGCGCGGCTGCATCCTGTCGAGCGTACGGGCGCTCAAACCATAACGGGTAAGGAACAGTTCGTTAGCATTAAATACATCGCCGCCCTTGCGTATATCAAACAAGAAAGAAAGATTCAACGATTTGTAGGTAAACGAGTTACCAAACCCAACAGTAAAATCAGGCTGCCTGTCGCCTACGGTTACAAAGGTATTGTTTGATATGGGCAACCCGCTCGATGGATCGACCAATATCTGGCCTTTATCATTACGGGCATAAGTATAGGCCGCGATATTGGTTAAGCTGCTGCCGGGGAATATGCTGGCGCGGGCGTTGGCATACACCCAGGTATCAGAGTTATAGTACTCGGGCAAATCGCCAAGGTTTATCACCTTGCCCCGGTTAAGGGTAAAGTTTACAAAGGTGTTCCAGGTAAAGTTTGGAGTTTTAACCGGGATGCCTGTAAGCTGGGCCTCTATACCACGATTCTTTATTTCGCCGCCGTTCACAAATTCAAGGATATAGCCCGATCCGTAGCTTATGCGCGGGTCAAATATCTGGTCAGTCGCCCGATATTGGTAAAAGCTGATATCTGCGCCTAAACGGCCTTCAAAAAACTGCAGTTCTGCGCCAAAGTCAAGTTGGTAATCCTTTTCGGGCCGCAGGTTTGGGTTGTTACCTGTAACGTCGTAAGCGAAACCACCACCGGTGGTAGCCTGCTGTATAACACTTGATTTGATTTTGTAAGGCGCAAATGGATCTTTACCCACACCGGCATACGAAAACCTCAATTTACCATAGGATAGCACTTTGTTATCCTTTAAGGCAGGGAGCTCGGTAAAGATAAAACCTGCACCAAACGACGGGTAAAAATAGCTGGATTTTTGTGTACCTGCTAAACGCGACGAGTAATCTTGCCGGCCTGTTGCATTAATGGTCAACATCTCCTTATACACAATACCTAACCGGGCGATCTCTCCTATGCGGCGCGTCTCAAAAAAGTTGCTCGAGTTGCGCTGTGTAGTAGGGGTGGTGTTATTGATCGTATTAAAATCAGGCTGCAAAAATTTCTCGCCATAAAAACCATTGATCTGGTCGCGGTTATCGTATACCTCGGCACCTACGGCAAGCGTTGTTCTGAAATCGCCAAAGGTCTTTTTAAACGTGGCAAATAACGACCCATTGGTGAGCAGGTTGTTGTCGTTATAATTATCGATAATACCGCCCGTGGATATCCCGTTAGTTGCTGCAAAGCTGTTTAAGGGCGAATTTTGATACGAGGAACTGTACTGGCTTAACAGGTTATTGCCGTTTGTAGTATAAAAATCGATACCTACAAGGGCGCGTAAGTTTAGCCAGCTTGCCGCATCGAACGATAGGTCGACATTGCCAAGCATACGGTTTGTTTTGTCGCGGCTGATGTTTTTATGAGCATCCCACAAAGGGTTATCAAAATCGACCGAAGCATCGGTTGTTACATTTTTTATACTGGGCGGCAATAAGGTACGCCTGCTGCCATCAGGGTTTAGATAGTTGCGCACATCATCGTTTGTAGGCCACGCCAGCGCATTAATGTATGTACCGGAGTTACCCTTATTTAACTTGCGGTTATCTATATTGAAATAGTTGAAGCTTGCACTACTGGATAACTTTGAGCTTAATTTAGCCGAACCTGCAAGGCGCAGCGATATCTTATCATTATAAGCTACCGGCAGCACACCGCCGGTATGCCTGTATTCGGTAGATATGCGGTAGGTGGCTGTTTCGTTGCCACCCTCAAGCGCCAGGTCGTGCTGTTGGGTAAAACCCGTTTGGAAGATATTCCTGACGTTATCATAAGTTTGTGTGCCCGGCGCGTAGGCAGGGCCAAAGGCTGTCCTTACCAACGGGTCAAGGTTACCTGATGAACCCGGGCCAAAGGTATTTTGCACCTCGGGGAAACGGTAAGCCTTAGCAAAGCTAAAATTGTTATCGTAAGTAAGCGCGCCATTGCCGCTCCGGCCTTTTTTAGTGGTGATGATGATGGCGCCGCCAGCCGCGTCAGAGCCATAAACGGCGGCCGCATCGGCACCTTTAAGTACGGTGATGTTCTCAATATCGTCCGAGTTGATATCAGCTATGCGGTTGGTAAAATCCTGCCGGCGGTTGTCGCCGTTTGATGCCAGCGAGCTTTGGCTCAGGGCGTCGTTATTAACACGGATACCATCAACCACAAACAAAGGCTGGTTGCTGGCGCCTATAGAAGTTATCCCGCGCAGCACAATCGAAGCCGAAGCGCCCGGTTGCCCGCTGGTACTGGTGATATTAGCCCCCGCCACACGCCCCTGTAAGGCCGTTACAAAGTTTTCGCGCTGGGTGGCCTGCACTGCCGAGCCTTTTATTACCTGTACAGAGGATGTAAGGTCACGCTTTTCCTGCCTTACACCAAAGCCGGTGGTTATGGTAACTTCCTGCAGACTTTTTAAATCGGGCTGTAATACTACGTTAATAACACTTTCGGAACCCACGGTACGTTCGGCCGGACTGTTGCCTATAAAAGAATAAACCAGTACCTGACCGGGTGCAGCGTTAATAGAATAACGGCCATTAACATCGGTGCTTACCGCTGTGGTGGTGCCTTTGATCTTTACTGTTACACCCGGCATTGAGAGGTTGTCTGCGCTTGAGGTGACTGTTCCGGTTATTGTTTTGCTTTGTGCCATTACCTGCAAAGCACAACAATTAACCAACAGAAGAAAGAGGAGTAGATGTTTCTTCATAAAGGAGTTTTTAAAAAGTAAGTAGATAAAAAAATGAATGTCAGGAAATATTTATTAATTATCAAATAAATATTGGGCGATTATATTTAACCATGTGAGATTAAGCCTCCCTTTAAATTAATTGTATTTACTTTGTTACTTTATAGTAAAAAGATAGACTTTGTGGGGAAAAATAAATGTAAATGCCTTATCGGGTTAACCGAATGGGGCCGACCTGTGTAAGCAAAGCAACATAATTATATACACTCCCGTATGCAAAACAGATAAGAGTAGTAAGTTTGTTATGGTTAAATAATACAGTAATGCCTTTTTTATCACGCATATCACTTCCCCCGCTTAATGAGGGTTTTTTGCAGCATATTTCGAGCCTTAATAATGGTTTACAACTTGAACTAAAAAACAACGTAACATTTTTTGTAGGCGAGAACGGTTCGGGCAAGTCTACATTACTTGAAGGGATAGCAGAGCAATGCGGATTTAGCCTTAGAGGGGGTAACCGCAACCATAACTTGAACGCCGGGCACCGGTTTGAAGGTTATGAATCGGCATTAGCTTCCAGTCTGCAATTGTCATGGACACCACGCCGGATAACAGAGGGCTTTTTTATGAGGGCCGAAAGCTTTTTTAATTTTGCTTCATACATCGATGAGTTGGCCCGCAGCGACCGCAGGATATTGAATGCTTACGGCGGCCGGTCGTTGCACGAACAGTCGCACGGCGAATCATTTTTAGCCTTATTTAATAACCAGTTCGAATCAGGAATCTATATCCTTGATGAGCCGGAAGCGGCACTTTCACCCGCCAGGATACTCGCCTTTATATCTGTTATAAACCAGCTTGATAAAAGCGGCAGGGCCCAATTTCTGATAGCAACCCATTCGCCGATGCTTATTTGCTATCCCGGTGCCACCATTTATCAGTTCGACGAAAGCGGCGTGCGCGAGACTACTTACCAGGACACCGAACATTTTTATCTTACCAAATCATTTTTAGACAGCCCGGCATCATACCTTCGCCATTTGATAGGTGAGTAGGTGTATTTTTTAAACGATCATCTCATACAGTCGCTCGGCTCCAGCCGAGTGACCATTATTATAAGGCCTCCGGCCGCATGGTTATAATTACGGCGGCAAGATGCCGGTCTTGCAGATCTTCTTTTGTTACCATGGAGCTGATTATTTTTTAAACTCCCCAAAATGCCAAAGGATGCCTGAGGGGTCGTGCACAAAGCATTCTTTACCCCAGGGCTCGGTTCTTACGGGGGTAAGGCGCACGTTGTATTTCTGTGTAAGATCAAGCGCTACCAATTCCTGCCAAAACCGGTTCACATCATCCACCTCCATAAAAAGCATAGTGTTATCTATCCAGTCTTTAACGTATGCATTCTGCAGGTAAAAACTTAACGCGCCGCTTTTAAATACGCACATATCGGGCGATAATACGGTTTCTTCAAAGCCCAGGTCGCGGTAAAAGCCGCGCGATACTTCGTAGTCTTTAGCGCCTATAAACGGACGCAGGGATATGCCTTTATGTTCCATCATTTGTTATTCACCTTGTCGCAGCCTTTTAATCTTTTCAAGTTCTAAAACATCAACCTGGTCTTTAGGCCGATTCACGGCTTTTTTATTAATTATTAATTGATTTATATGCAGGAAAGGGACAATTATGCCATCCAGGTCGGCAACGGATGCTAAATTGAGGCACTCATTAAAGCTAAGGTTTTCCAGTCCCTTCATATCAGTCATGATATCCAATTCTATCATTTGCCCTACATAAAAGCTTGTCCATCCGGCTACAAATTGCATTGTTTCAACTGAAGGAAAATCACCGTAACCCAATTCAATAAAACTTTTGCGCAAATTTTTCCGGTTGGTGTCTGTATCCTCAAGCCACATATCTATATCATCAGTATTACGGTTAAAGCCATGAAAACGGGTTGCAAAGCCACCTACCATTATATATCTTACATCGTTATAGTTAAGAGTGCGCCAAAAATTCAGCAACTCATCATCTAAAATATCCATAAATTACTTATGACGGATAACAGCTTTTTTTAATATCAAATTTGTACGTAGCATTTTAGTGAAAAGCTGTAATTTTTCCATATCGGGTCTGTTCATATCTCTCCTTAACCTTTCAGTTTCATTAACATATATCAGATCACCAGGTTCCTGTAAGCCTTTTTTTTCGTTTTTCATGAATACTAATATACAAATTATAAAGTGCCATAATGCAATAACACCATAAAGGCGGGTAGCGGTTTGGTGCATTAATCTGCTTTTTTGCATCCTACACTATCCTTATGCTTTCATCCTCTATCAAAGCCTCGCCGCGGTAACGCCTGATGAGCTGCGCGGTTGCTACCACATCTTTTTGGCAATAGGTGCAAATGCGCTCTAAAGCATTTTCAACCCAGTAAACATAGCCAACCTGGCTGCCATCAATATCATCTTTTGGGGTAGGGATGTTAAATATAGCGGTAAGCAGGCTTAACGAGGTATAGTTCTTATAATCGCCGAACTTCCATAGCTCCATAGTGTCCAGGTGGGGTATTTCCCATGGCTTTCTGCCCTGTATTTGTAAATGAGGCGGAAAAGTTACACCATTGATCAGCATGCGGCGGCAAATGTAAGGGAGGTCGAACTCCTTGCCGTTATGCGCGCAAAGAATGAGACTTAGCGGCTGGCTGCACAGCATCTTGCTAAAATCTGCCAGCAGTTCCCTTTCATCGTGCCCGGCAAATGATTTTACCCGGAGGCCCGGCCGGTTGCCGCCGCTGTTGGTAAATATCCCCACTGATATACAAACGATCTTGCCAAACTCGGCCCAGATACCCGCGCGGTCGTAAAATTCTTTAGGTGTGTCGTCTTTGCGCTGGTATTGTGTTTTATGCGCCCAATGCTCCTGCAACGCATCAGGCATATCGTCGTAATTACTGTATTGGGGTACGGTCTCAATATCCAGTACCATCAGGTTGCTCAGGTCGTATTGTTCAAGCATGGTACTAAGTTATTTATTCTTATCCAGCACCTCAAAATTTATTTGCAGAGTATTGCCGCCGGCATCAACCAGCGTCAGCTTATGTTTCCCGGGCGACGGGTTTAGGGCCATTTGGTGATAGGTGCCGCTTTCGCCAATGTATTTATCATCCAGGTGCCAGTAGATCTTCGTACCACTTTGCCTGTGCGCGGCATTACAGATCAGCCTGCCGCGCTTGCCATCGGCTTCCAGCGGTACGTAAACCTTGGCGCCGTCCTTTGGATAGATGAGCTCCATTGGGTTGGTTTCGGCCTGTTCGCAGCCCGGCGCATAGGCCGGCAGTGCGTGGTACTGGTAATTCTTGGTTTTGTAATAATACTCCATTGATGGGGGCAGCACAAACCAGCTTTTGTTAACGATATTATCCGGCAGGGTACAATTGCCCGTTACCTGGTACTTTTGGTCGGCAGAAAGGTGCACCAGCCTGTGCCACGGACAAACAGGTGCCTTTAGCCCACTTTTGGGTACCTGTTGCTCAATTACATCATTACAGTATTGCCCGGCGCGGTACCCGCTTTCGCGACATACGTTTATCTTAACCATTTCGCCGGTTGGTTCTTCAAACCAATCGCGCGCTGCTGGCAGCAGCCTAAAGATGTCAAACAAAACAGGCGCGGCGGTATGTATGCCGGTTAAGCCAGGCCTGCCTTCGCCGTCGGTATTGCCTACCCAAACGCCCACCACATATTTGGGCGTAATGCCAATGGCCCACCCATCCCTAAAGCCAAAGCTGGTACCCGTTTTCCACGCGATGCGTTGAGTAGAGCTGAACTGCTGCCAAAGCATTTCTTCCCCGGGGCGCATTACATCTTCCATGGCCTGCAGGGTATAGTAAATAGAAGCTGCATCAAGCAATCCGCTTCTCTCAAACGCCGGTTTCTGACGGGGTGATAACGAATATACAGGGGTGTGGTAATCAGCCGGATCATACTTGCCACCATTGTTATTGTAATGGTTAAGTACCCTTGCCATATCGGCGTAAGCGCCTGTAAGTTCCCAAAGGGTATTTTCGCCACCACCCAATATCAGCGAGAGGCCGTAATGATCAGCAGGTTGGTTTAAAGTGCTAATGCCTATTTTTTTTAGCTTATCGTAAAAACGCTCG includes:
- the katG gene encoding catalase/peroxidase HPI, producing MENDSNDISKCPFHNGSMKHNVGGGGTRNRDWWPNQLKLNILRQNSSLSNPMGEGFNYAEEFKSLDLQAVKTDLYALMTDSQDWWPADFGHYGGLFIRMAWHSAGTYRVTDGRGGGGAGLQRFAPLNSWPDNVSLDKARRLLWPIKQKYGRKLSWADLMILAGNVALESMGFKTFGFAGGRQDVWEADESVYWGSETTWLGNDKRYPDGSPGVEGHGVLVSDEDADGDTHSRNLEKPLAAAHMGLIYVNPEGPDGNPDPIAAAKDIRETFGRMAMNDEETVALIAGGHSFGKTHGAASSDHVGKEPEAVDLELQGFGWANQYGSGKGPDTITSGLEVTWSKTPTQWSNSFFENLFGFEWELTKSPGGAHQWVAKNADDIIPDAYDATRKHKPTMLTTDLSLRFDPVYEKISRRFLENPDAFADAFARAWFKLTHRDMGPRDRYLGPDVPQEVLLWQDPIPAVDHQLIDETDIAVLKVKILASGVSVSELVTVAWASASTFRGSDKRGGANGARIRLAPQKYWQVNNLPQLQKVLTVLENIQNEYNSAQQGGKKVSIADLIVLAGCAGVEKAARDAGKNISVPFIPGRMDASQEQTDVESFGYLEPAADGFRNYRKSKMPVSTEELLIDKAQLLTLTIPELTVLIGGMRVLETNFDGSKHGVFTSTPGRLTNDFFVNLLDMSTAWKAISESKEVYEGRDRATGTVKWTATRADLVFGSNSELRAVAEVYASADAHDKFVREFVAAWNKVMNLDRFDLNRQ
- a CDS encoding DUF4397 domain-containing protein, which produces MNKTIYMACSLLLVMAGCTKTKITQQGEMATGAQIKLIHAAPGVPAVDGFVNDKKVSATTIYPVTDQEIVTSITTGFSYLSVFPGLNYLSVSPGSTVIKFTAATSDPVLKSPQTVAPQTVIGEVTQATKDGSAYSAFLMGLPGGSANGLKVKVVEDKFPAPIANKAFVRFAHMVPNGEVLDLNATYTLAGGTATTQTVIPNTSYGTVTDFVPVDVNPTSTTNYKFQMALSGTATTFGTITADIPLAPGRYYTIIGRGLAADYAVPGTSILLRASARPKLPTTDPVTRAPEIYFNAPGITYYTNK
- a CDS encoding SusD/RagB family nutrient-binding outer membrane lipoprotein, whose product is MKKIIYTFTALLAISIASSCKKFTDINNNPNAPTNVDASTLLPPMLAGMARGNWYDSRYIGQYAQIWGSPSANNVWDQEGYVPGSDSGGEMWRTVYFSLGQNVNLMWEDAMAKKKYDYIGVGWALRAWGWQNGGDEYNNMIVKEAFDPTKLTFNYDSPDYVYAEVVKDCQKALDYLNLAIKTDGNTSADLAKGDYMYYGDRTKWVKFVYAILAQNMLHQSNKATFNADLVKKYADSSFVSNADNASVQCTGSQSGDANFWGPTRGNIPSFRQSDYMVRLLDGRILAGLPTQDKTMDPRLPLLLAASKDGVYRGVVAPLGDPNTADANTAIPAMAGATTANSGTASAKYIFNDNSRGVLMTYAEVQFFAAEALFKKGDKPGAYAAYINGIKGALDFVSNPPIGSSLTGTQNYISESAKTAYLTSASVRQDPASLQLSDILQQKYISLFVWGAPEAWADMRRYEYDQNIFQGYVKPTTIYPANAGKQVYLLRPRYNSEYIWNIPALKLIGALDPDYHTKKPWFVLP
- a CDS encoding SusC/RagA family TonB-linked outer membrane protein; the encoded protein is MKKHLLLFLLLVNCCALQVMAQSKTITGTVTSSADNLSMPGVTVKIKGTTTAVSTDVNGRYSINAAPGQVLVYSFIGNSPAERTVGSESVINVVLQPDLKSLQEVTITTGFGVRQEKRDLTSSVQVIKGSAVQATQRENFVTALQGRVAGANITSTSGQPGASASIVLRGITSIGASNQPLFVVDGIRVNNDALSQSSLASNGDNRRQDFTNRIADINSDDIENITVLKGADAAAVYGSDAAGGAIIITTKKGRSGNGALTYDNNFSFAKAYRFPEVQNTFGPGSSGNLDPLVRTAFGPAYAPGTQTYDNVRNIFQTGFTQQHDLALEGGNETATYRISTEYRHTGGVLPVAYNDKISLRLAGSAKLSSKLSSSASFNYFNIDNRKLNKGNSGTYINALAWPTNDDVRNYLNPDGSRRTLLPPSIKNVTTDASVDFDNPLWDAHKNISRDKTNRMLGNVDLSFDAASWLNLRALVGIDFYTTNGNNLLSQYSSSYQNSPLNSFAATNGISTGGIIDNYNDNNLLTNGSLFATFKKTFGDFRTTLAVGAEVYDNRDQINGFYGEKFLQPDFNTINNTTPTTQRNSSNFFETRRIGEIARLGIVYKEMLTINATGRQDYSSRLAGTQKSSYFYPSFGAGFIFTELPALKDNKVLSYGKLRFSYAGVGKDPFAPYKIKSSVIQQATTGGGFAYDVTGNNPNLRPEKDYQLDFGAELQFFEGRLGADISFYQYRATDQIFDPRISYGSGYILEFVNGGEIKNRGIEAQLTGIPVKTPNFTWNTFVNFTLNRGKVINLGDLPEYYNSDTWVYANARASIFPGSSLTNIAAYTYARNDKGQILVDPSSGLPISNNTFVTVGDRQPDFTVGFGNSFTYKSLNLSFLFDIRKGGDVFNANELFLTRYGLSARTLDRMQPRIIPGVLKDGNENSANPTVNTIQVTPYYQNTYYSAAMESDFVEHDINWLRLRDITLNYAIPQSVLAPSKVFKSASIFVTATDVFMLTNYSGADPDVNGNNSSTRGSGSAGFDYGTVATPRTISLGLRVKL
- a CDS encoding AAA family ATPase — its product is MPFLSRISLPPLNEGFLQHISSLNNGLQLELKNNVTFFVGENGSGKSTLLEGIAEQCGFSLRGGNRNHNLNAGHRFEGYESALASSLQLSWTPRRITEGFFMRAESFFNFASYIDELARSDRRILNAYGGRSLHEQSHGESFLALFNNQFESGIYILDEPEAALSPARILAFISVINQLDKSGRAQFLIATHSPMLICYPGATIYQFDESGVRETTYQDTEHFYLTKSFLDSPASYLRHLIGE
- a CDS encoding VOC family protein codes for the protein MMEHKGISLRPFIGAKDYEVSRGFYRDLGFEETVLSPDMCVFKSGALSFYLQNAYVKDWIDNTMLFMEVDDVNRFWQELVALDLTQKYNVRLTPVRTEPWGKECFVHDPSGILWHFGEFKK
- a CDS encoding 3'-5' exonuclease, with the protein product MLEQYDLSNLMVLDIETVPQYSNYDDMPDALQEHWAHKTQYQRKDDTPKEFYDRAGIWAEFGKIVCISVGIFTNSGGNRPGLRVKSFAGHDERELLADFSKMLCSQPLSLILCAHNGKEFDLPYICRRMLINGVTFPPHLQIQGRKPWEIPHLDTMELWKFGDYKNYTSLSLLTAIFNIPTPKDDIDGSQVGYVYWVENALERICTYCQKDVVATAQLIRRYRGEALIEDESIRIV